One stretch of Salarias fasciatus chromosome 19, fSalaFa1.1, whole genome shotgun sequence DNA includes these proteins:
- the fosaa gene encoding proto-oncogene c-Fos has product MDSEPPTCRTESPVGTLCQKTPEEASSPDSSSESNAKEVCEDMSGEDTSFVPTVTAISSTPDFQWMVQPTIITSVSPSLGSKQANEQQSSHQATPKAGGNKGKNAVRKGKAEQLSPEEEEKKRIRRERNKMAAAKCRNRRRELTDTLQAETDKLEEEKAALETEIANLLKEKERLEFILASHKPVCHISEDLESIFQEPAGSPDLPPSPDEDRLPEDGTQEAPSLQDMEIPSDPSTAISGNSNILLCASAEINICDLEPSLDIKEGLLDSMLPSLEEKTPLETARSVPDIDLSSSLGVSDWETLYKSVSGDLEPLSTPVVTSTPTCSSYLSVFTFSCPELDSLAEGLDSHKGGGSKAESVDILNSPTLLAL; this is encoded by the exons ATGGATTCCGAGCCCCCCACCTGCCGGACGGAGTCTCCAGTCGGGACGCTCTGCCAGAAGACGCCAGAGGAGGCGAGCTCTCCGGATTCCTCCTCAGAGAGCAATGCGAAG GAGGTCTGCGAGGACATGAGTGGTGAAGACACTTCTTTTGTTCCAACAGTTACAGCAATTTCCTCTACCCCAGATTTCCAGTGGATGGTCCAGCCTACGATTATTACATCTGTCTCCCCGTCTCTGGGTAGCAAGCAAGCCAATGAACAGCAAAGCTCTCACCAGGCAACACCCAAAGCGGGCGGGAATAAGGGAAAAAATGCTGTCAGGAAGGGGAAAGCAGAGCAG CTgtctccagaggaggaagagaaaaagaggatAAGAAGGGAGAGGAATAAAATGGCCGCAGCAAAGTGTCGCAACAGACGGAGGGAGCTGACGGATACCCTGCAAGCT gagacagacaagctggaggaggagaaagcagccCTGGAGACGGAAATAGCCAACTTGCTCAAGGAGAAAGAACGGCTTGAATTCATCCTCGCATCCCATAAACCGGTGTGCCACATATCGGAGGATCTGGAGTCGATTTTCCAGGAGCCCGCCGGATCTCCAGATCTGCCTCCCAGTCCGGACGAGGACAGGCTCCCGGAGGATGGTACCCAGGAGGCTCCCTCCCTCCAGGACATGGAAATCCCCAGCGATCCGTCCACCGCCATCTCCGGGAACTCCAACATCCTGCTGTGCGCCAGCGCCGAAATCAACATCTGCGATCTGGAGCCCTCTCTGGACATTAAGGAGGGGCTTCTGGACAGCATGCTGcccagcctggaggagaaaaCCCCGCTGGAGACGGCCCGGTCCGTGCCGGACATCGATCTGAGCAGCTCCCTCGGGGTGTCGGACTGGGAGACGCTGTACAAGTCGGTGTCCGGCGACCTGGAGCCGCTCAGCACCCCCGTGGtgacctccacccccacctgcAGCAGCTACCTGTCCGTCTTCACCTTCTCGTGTCCCGAGCTGGACTCTCTCGCGGAGGGACTGGACAGCCATAAAGGAGGCGGAAGCAAGGCTGAGTCCGTCGACATCCTCAACTCCCCGACCCTCCTCGCCTTATAA
- the jdp2a gene encoding jun dimerization protein 2, producing the protein MQRFPLFKIYSRPSAEHKKGHLLHLGSKSAVVTTEPDAMPGQIPDPSVTAGSLPSLGPLAGISATTLTDKLKFGDLQELGSMLSPLHFLDSLGKRPLVIKTERDEEEERRKRRREKNKVAAARCRNKKKERTDYLQKESERLEMLNSDLKAQIEELKLERQQLILLLNRHRPTCIVRTDSVKTPEGEANPLLQQLEAK; encoded by the exons ATGCAACGATTCCCACTTTTTAAAATCTACTCGCGACCCTCGGCTGAGCACAAGAAAGGACATTTGTTGCACCTGGGATCCAAGTCAG CTGTGGTCACGACCGAGCCTGACGCGATGCCAGGACAAATCCCAGACCCCTCGGTGACGGCGGGCTCCCTGCCCAGCCTGGGCCCTCTGGCCGGGATCTCGGCCACCACGCTGACTGACAAGCTGAAGTTTGGCGACCTGCAGGAGCTGGGGAGCATGCTGTCGCCGCTGCACTTCCTGGACAGCCTGGGGAAGAGGCCGCTCGTCATCAAGACAGAG agagacgaagaggaggagaggaggaaacggcgacgagagaaaaacaaagtggcaGCAGCTCGATGTCGAAACAAAAAGAAGGAGAGGACGGATTATCTACAGAAG GAATCGGAACGACTGGAGatgctgaactctgacctcaaGGCGCAGATCgaggagctgaagctggagcggcagcagctgATCCTCCTGCTGAACCGCCACCGCCCCACCTGCATCGTCAGGACGGACAGTGTGAAAACCCCGGAGGGCGAGGCCAacccgctgctgcagcagctggaggccaaGTGA